Proteins from one Planctomycetota bacterium genomic window:
- the holA gene encoding DNA polymerase III subunit delta has translation MLFAEFLKQIKSCSAEPQRSPDYFGAQTVPPLYIFTGPAKQVAELKEKGLGILSRLLTGVEVGESVRRFDTANFNEPEFWTELYAVPFLNKSRLVLLSAADKTDFINKMEKPLSDYLSGQTFFTRLVIFADKCAGFSAPFSRLLDKKGWIIECEPIREENLPGWIASQLNIYNKKISLSAAGLLAEKTGNDLARIDAVLKKLVLFHKDDGIISAESIRDFVDTEKDFDIKELSNAIINRQPDLALKVANQLLRKGESVNRILGFLRGAFAYNARYRNNNALLLSRYNKLLAADLAIKTGRLPEDLALQTLVVKLSR, from the coding sequence ATGTTATTTGCAGAATTTCTCAAACAGATAAAGTCCTGTTCGGCGGAGCCGCAGCGGAGTCCCGATTATTTCGGGGCTCAGACAGTGCCACCGCTTTATATCTTCACCGGCCCGGCCAAACAAGTGGCGGAACTCAAGGAAAAGGGACTGGGGATATTATCCCGGTTGCTAACTGGCGTTGAAGTGGGCGAGTCAGTCAGGCGCTTTGATACGGCTAATTTCAATGAGCCGGAGTTCTGGACCGAACTCTATGCCGTGCCTTTTCTCAACAAAAGCCGTCTGGTTCTGTTAAGCGCGGCCGACAAAACCGACTTTATCAATAAGATGGAAAAACCATTGTCTGATTACCTTTCCGGACAGACCTTCTTTACCCGGCTGGTGATATTCGCCGATAAATGCGCGGGGTTTTCGGCCCCCTTTAGCCGCCTTTTGGATAAGAAGGGTTGGATTATTGAATGCGAGCCGATTAGGGAAGAGAATCTGCCGGGCTGGATTGCCAGCCAGTTGAATATCTATAACAAGAAGATTTCATTGTCCGCGGCCGGATTGCTGGCGGAAAAGACCGGCAATGACCTGGCCCGGATAGACGCCGTCCTGAAAAAGCTGGTCCTTTTCCATAAGGATGACGGGATAATTTCTGCCGAATCAATACGTGATTTTGTTGACACCGAGAAGGACTTTGATATAAAGGAGTTGAGCAATGCCATTATTAACCGGCAGCCGGATCTGGCGCTTAAGGTCGCCAATCAACTGTTGAGGAAAGGGGAGTCGGTTAACAGGATTCTGGGGTTTTTGCGCGGGGCCTTTGCCTATAACGCCAGATACCGGAATAACAACGCCCTGCTGTTATCGCGCTATAATAAATTGTTAGCCGCCGACCTGGCCATAAAGACCGGCCGGCTCCCGGAAGACCTGGCCTTGCAGACACTGGTAGTGAAATTAAGCAGATAG
- the tuf gene encoding elongation factor Tu yields MAKEKFDRTKPHLNVGTIGHIDHGKTILTSTITNILAKHKLSNARSYAEIAKGGEQRGETKILTIMVAHVEYATAKRHYAHIDCPGHADYIKNMITGAAQMDGAILVVSGVDGPMPQTREHVLLARQVQVPAMVVFLSKTDLVEDPELLDIVEVEIRDLLNKYNFPGDKTPIIRGAALKALECMCAKRECQWCGSIWKLMDAIDEFIPEPVREVDKPFLMQIEDVFSIKGRGTVGTGRIERGRIKVNDPVDIIGFTKEIKKSVVTGVEMFNKLLDEGITGDNVGVLLRGVEKDELERGMVLCTPGTVTPHVKFEGEVYILSKDEGGRHTPFFTGYRPQFFFRTTDVTGAVTLPQGVEMVMPGDNSRLTVELITPVAMEEKQRFAIREGGKTVGAGVVTKILQ; encoded by the coding sequence ATGGCAAAGGAAAAATTTGACAGGACTAAACCCCACTTGAACGTGGGAACTATCGGGCATATTGACCACGGGAAGACCATTTTAACCAGCACGATAACCAACATTCTGGCCAAGCATAAGCTGTCTAACGCCCGGTCATATGCGGAGATTGCCAAGGGCGGCGAGCAAAGAGGCGAAACCAAGATTCTGACCATTATGGTCGCCCACGTGGAATATGCCACAGCCAAGCGGCATTATGCCCATATCGACTGCCCGGGCCATGCGGACTACATCAAGAACATGATTACCGGCGCCGCCCAGATGGATGGCGCTATCCTGGTCGTCTCCGGCGTGGACGGCCCGATGCCCCAGACCCGCGAACACGTTCTGCTGGCCCGCCAGGTGCAGGTTCCGGCCATGGTGGTCTTCCTGTCGAAAACAGACTTGGTTGAAGACCCGGAACTGCTTGATATCGTGGAAGTGGAGATCAGGGACCTGTTAAACAAATATAATTTCCCGGGCGACAAGACCCCGATTATCAGAGGCGCGGCCTTAAAGGCGCTGGAATGCATGTGCGCCAAGAGAGAATGCCAGTGGTGCGGTTCTATCTGGAAATTGATGGACGCCATTGATGAGTTTATTCCGGAACCGGTTCGCGAGGTAGATAAACCTTTCCTGATGCAGATCGAAGACGTATTCAGCATCAAGGGCCGCGGCACCGTCGGCACCGGCCGTATTGAAAGAGGCCGGATTAAAGTCAATGACCCGGTTGACATCATCGGTTTCACCAAGGAAATCAAGAAGAGCGTGGTTACCGGCGTGGAAATGTTCAACAAGCTGCTGGACGAAGGCATTACCGGCGACAACGTCGGCGTGCTCTTAAGAGGCGTGGAGAAAGACGAACTGGAAAGAGGTATGGTTCTTTGTACGCCGGGCACAGTCACGCCGCACGTGAAGTTTGAAGGCGAAGTTTATATCCTGTCCAAGGATGAAGGCGGCCGGCATACGCCGTTCTTCACCGGTTACAGGCCCCAGTTCTTCTTCAGGACAACCGATGTCACCGGCGCGGTCACACTGCCCCAGGGCGTGGAAATGGTGATGCCCGGGGACAATAGCCGCCTGACCGTGGAATTGATTACGCCTGTGGCAATGGAAGAGAAACAGCGTTTTGCCATCCGTGAAGGCGGCAAGACGGTTGGCGCCGGTGTGGTTACCAAGATTCTGCAATAA
- a CDS encoding helix-turn-helix domain-containing protein has protein sequence MPYPHQFIKLTPEEKKKVSFWLERYALIGRYNKRRRLQILYLSDQQIGFKRIAQRLKYHYDTVRWNIYLYRKQGLKPFIPE, from the coding sequence ATGCCATATCCGCACCAATTTATTAAACTCACACCGGAAGAGAAAAAGAAGGTCTCGTTTTGGCTGGAACGTTATGCCCTAATCGGCCGGTATAACAAACGCCGGCGCCTCCAGATTCTTTATCTATCAGACCAGCAGATTGGGTTTAAGCGGATTGCCCAACGGCTTAAATACCATTACGATACCGTCAGATGGAACATCTACCTCTATAGAAAACAGGGGTTAAAACCTTTCATTCCGGAATAG
- a CDS encoding glycosyltransferase family 2 protein, which produces MTVSIIIVNYNTREHLLKCIGAALSQAREMDGRMVVIDNGSSDGSADAVQQAYRDVILIRNKQNYGFAKAVNQGLSSAKDSQYHLILNSDAVLGTDYLKKTVGFLESHPECAVVAGQLLNPDGSRQNSFDNFPSILSETLGKGLLRIILPKKYPSKKQADTAPREVESVIGAAMLVRQKAIADTGLLDEDYFLFLEETDWCFRMRQKGWRTCFLPEAAVRHLQGESKKLVLIPAKIEYLNSLYKFFRKRHNILSYALLRLVKPVRIVLGLIANLLLTILTIGLARRFRGNARLYALLAFWHLRFCTEKMTLRYISQNK; this is translated from the coding sequence GTGACGGTTTCTATCATCATAGTCAATTACAACACCAGGGAACATCTCCTGAAATGCATCGGAGCGGCCCTGTCGCAGGCCAGAGAGATGGATGGCCGGATGGTGGTGATTGACAACGGCTCTTCAGACGGCAGCGCTGATGCGGTCCAGCAGGCCTACCGAGATGTCATTCTCATCCGCAACAAACAGAATTACGGATTTGCCAAAGCGGTCAATCAGGGACTGAGCTCAGCCAAAGACAGCCAATACCACCTGATATTGAACAGCGATGCGGTTTTGGGAACTGATTACCTGAAAAAGACCGTCGGGTTCCTGGAGTCGCATCCCGAATGCGCCGTAGTCGCCGGCCAGCTCCTGAATCCGGACGGCTCACGCCAGAATTCATTTGATAATTTCCCGTCTATCTTGAGCGAGACGCTCGGCAAGGGATTGCTCAGGATTATCCTCCCGAAGAAATACCCGAGCAAGAAGCAGGCCGATACCGCGCCGCGCGAGGTGGAATCCGTAATCGGCGCGGCCATGCTGGTCCGGCAAAAAGCCATAGCAGATACCGGGCTGCTGGATGAGGACTACTTCTTATTCCTGGAGGAAACCGACTGGTGCTTTCGGATGCGCCAAAAAGGCTGGCGGACCTGTTTCCTGCCAGAGGCCGCGGTCCGGCACTTGCAGGGCGAGAGCAAGAAACTGGTGCTGATACCGGCCAAGATAGAATACCTTAATTCCTTATATAAATTCTTCCGTAAGCGCCATAATATCCTGTCTTATGCGCTCTTACGCCTGGTAAAGCCGGTCAGGATAGTTTTGGGATTGATTGCGAATCTGCTCCTGACGATTTTAACTATCGGCCTGGCGCGGCGTTTCAGGGGAAACGCCCGGTTATATGCCTTACTCGCATTCTGGCACTTGAGATTCTGCACGGAGAAGATGACACTCCGGTATATCAGCCAAAATAAATAA
- the nusG gene encoding transcription termination/antitermination factor NusG, whose product MAKNWYVVITPTNKEEFTRNALEERIKSKGMESTIFKVLVPKERITELRGKQKKVVERKKYPGYVFVETDMSEQVWLFVKETPGVTNFLGDRNPTPVKAPEIEQILLGDATTSSGAEADIKIKFKKGENVKIKEGPFETFEGVVDEIIPSKGMVKVNIIVFNRPTSVELGYWQIESI is encoded by the coding sequence GTGGCTAAGAATTGGTATGTGGTTATAACACCGACAAATAAAGAAGAATTTACCAGAAATGCCTTGGAAGAACGGATTAAATCAAAAGGGATGGAATCTACCATTTTCAAGGTGCTGGTGCCCAAGGAACGAATAACGGAACTCAGGGGCAAGCAGAAAAAGGTGGTTGAGCGTAAAAAATATCCCGGCTACGTCTTCGTGGAAACGGATATGAGCGAACAGGTCTGGCTATTCGTCAAGGAAACGCCGGGCGTGACAAATTTCCTGGGCGACCGTAACCCCACGCCGGTAAAGGCGCCGGAAATAGAACAAATCCTGCTCGGCGACGCCACGACATCTTCCGGCGCGGAAGCGGACATAAAAATCAAGTTCAAGAAAGGCGAGAACGTCAAAATCAAAGAGGGGCCGTTTGAGACCTTTGAAGGCGTAGTGGACGAGATTATCCCCTCAAAAGGAATGGTAAAAGTAAATATTATCGTATTCAACCGCCCGACCTCAGTGGAATTAGGTTACTGGCAGATTGAATCGATTTAA
- a CDS encoding M42 family metallopeptidase: MESKSLNFLKELVNSPSPSGYEQPTQEIWCKYVRPFVDEIKKDVHGNAIAVINPKGKPRLMFSGHCDEIGLMVRYIDDKGYIYFGAIGGIDTGILPGQRFHIHTKKGPVLGVVGKKAIHLMEEEERKSAGSPKIYSLWLDIGAKNKAEVEKIIDIGDPITFAVGFENLKNDLIVARGFDDKMGAFVVAETLRLISRQRPKAAVFGVSTVQEEIGIRGARTSAYGISPDVGIAIDVTFATDHPDSNPKRIGDIKLGSGPVISRGPNINPMVFEILTNTAKSNKISCQIEAAPGATGTDANAIQMNKSGVAAGLVSVPNRYMHTPIEVIALSDLENTSKLLAAFTLKLTPNISFIP; encoded by the coding sequence ATGGAATCAAAATCGCTGAATTTCCTGAAGGAACTGGTTAATTCCCCGAGCCCGTCCGGCTACGAACAACCGACCCAGGAAATCTGGTGCAAATACGTCCGCCCCTTTGTTGACGAGATAAAGAAGGACGTGCACGGCAACGCCATCGCGGTCATCAATCCCAAGGGCAAGCCGCGCCTGATGTTCAGCGGGCATTGCGATGAAATCGGCCTGATGGTGCGCTATATTGACGACAAAGGCTACATCTATTTCGGCGCCATCGGCGGCATTGACACCGGCATCCTGCCGGGCCAGAGATTTCACATCCATACCAAGAAAGGCCCCGTTTTGGGCGTGGTCGGCAAGAAAGCCATCCACCTGATGGAGGAAGAGGAACGCAAATCAGCCGGCAGTCCCAAGATTTATTCTCTCTGGCTTGATATCGGCGCCAAGAATAAGGCCGAGGTGGAGAAAATAATCGATATCGGCGATCCGATAACCTTCGCGGTCGGGTTTGAGAATCTCAAGAACGACCTGATCGTGGCCCGCGGTTTTGACGATAAGATGGGCGCCTTTGTGGTGGCTGAAACATTAAGATTAATCTCCAGGCAGCGCCCGAAGGCCGCGGTTTTCGGGGTCTCGACCGTCCAGGAAGAAATCGGCATCCGGGGCGCCCGGACCAGCGCCTACGGCATCAGCCCGGACGTCGGCATTGCCATCGACGTTACCTTCGCGACGGACCATCCGGATTCCAATCCCAAAAGAATCGGCGATATAAAACTGGGCTCCGGACCGGTCATCTCGCGCGGGCCGAATATCAATCCGATGGTTTTTGAGATACTAACCAATACGGCCAAGAGCAATAAAATCTCCTGCCAGATTGAGGCCGCGCCGGGCGCCACCGGAACCGACGCTAACGCCATCCAGATGAACAAAAGCGGCGTGGCGGCCGGACTGGTCAGCGTTCCGAACCGTTATATGCACACTCCGATAGAGGTGATTGCGTTATCCGACCTGGAAAATACCTCAAAATTACTGGCGGCGTTTACCCTTAAATTAACTCCGAATATCAGTTTTATACCGTAA
- a CDS encoding dodecin domain-containing protein, translated as MAVARVTQIVSSSAKGIEEAMQEGLRRANKTLRGITGLELTKLNCKVENGKIVEYRVHMNVTFILED; from the coding sequence ATGGCAGTAGCAAGAGTAACCCAAATCGTGTCATCTTCAGCCAAGGGCATTGAAGAAGCCATGCAGGAAGGCCTGAGACGGGCCAACAAGACCCTGCGCGGCATCACCGGCCTGGAACTGACCAAGCTGAACTGCAAGGTGGAAAACGGCAAGATAGTTGAATACCGCGTCCATATGAATGTAACATTCATCCTGGAAGATTAA
- a CDS encoding ribonuclease HI family protein, which produces MKLKIDAYIDGASRGNPGPSAVGIFIRESSGEDILRRGEFIGQTTNNVAEYTALIRMLKHLNKLLKQKPADINIYSDSELLVNQMNGDYRIKSEHLIPLAIEARKLMKAHGEIKLNLITREHNKIADKLANKALNTEASFDE; this is translated from the coding sequence ATGAAACTTAAGATAGATGCCTATATTGACGGGGCCTCAAGGGGTAATCCGGGCCCTTCAGCCGTGGGTATTTTTATCAGGGAAAGTTCAGGTGAGGATATCCTCCGCAGGGGTGAATTTATCGGCCAGACCACTAATAACGTGGCTGAATATACGGCATTAATCAGGATGCTTAAGCATTTAAATAAGTTGCTTAAGCAAAAACCGGCTGATATTAACATATATTCGGACAGCGAACTATTAGTAAACCAAATGAACGGAGATTATCGGATTAAAAGCGAGCATCTTATCCCCTTGGCCATAGAGGCCAGGAAATTAATGAAAGCCCATGGCGAGATTAAATTAAACCTAATTACTCGTGAACACAATAAAATCGCCGATAAACTGGCTAATAAAGCGCTGAATACAGAAGCATCATTTGATGAGTAA
- the secE gene encoding preprotein translocase subunit SecE has protein sequence MGSDALYTIPFFEVNITIGTLISVTLFILVVIIINRFVINGPKPADFLIETEFELKKVSWPPKNEYWGSSIAVIVSVVVIGMFIFIVDRLLTQIMKLIYLQ, from the coding sequence ATGGGCAGTGACGCCTTATATACCATCCCGTTTTTCGAGGTGAATATTACGATAGGAACCCTTATCTCTGTGACATTGTTTATTCTGGTCGTCATTATTATAAACCGTTTCGTCATCAATGGCCCTAAACCGGCTGATTTCCTGATTGAAACCGAATTTGAACTCAAGAAGGTTTCCTGGCCTCCCAAGAATGAATACTGGGGGTCTTCGATTGCCGTTATTGTTTCGGTCGTCGTGATCGGCATGTTTATATTTATCGTCGATAGGCTGCTCACGCAAATTATGAAACTGATCTATCTGCAATAA
- the mtnA gene encoding S-methyl-5-thioribose-1-phosphate isomerase: protein MRKMISTLDWVGNEDGYLKLIDQTKLPHKLTYLKCTTMEQVADAIKRLAVRGAPAIGVAAAFGAYLGIRGYNKLHKVTGGYKRLQEESNKVYQILLSTRPTAVNLRWALDRIDNMIKQDSADNQFNQLNPVVKIIKGVYNESLKILKEDRETCYRIGLNGAKLIKNGYHILTHCNAGLLATAGIGTALAPMYIAKKQGRKFSVYSSETRPVLQGARLTVWELQRNHIPVTLICDNMVGSLMKQGKIDPIRTNGRLRRPTSNGVNIVIVGADRIARNGDTANKIGTYQVALLAHHHKIPFYIAAPMSTFDRNIRIGKDIPIEYRSPEEVTQVKMTDERGKMREVQIAPRHTRVYNPAFDVTPAKYISGYITERGIITARQIPRHF from the coding sequence ATGCGCAAGATGATTTCTACCCTTGACTGGGTTGGCAATGAAGACGGCTATCTTAAACTGATAGACCAAACCAAACTGCCGCATAAACTTACCTACCTGAAATGCACGACTATGGAGCAGGTGGCAGATGCCATAAAGAGATTAGCGGTCCGGGGCGCGCCGGCCATCGGCGTGGCCGCGGCGTTTGGGGCGTATCTGGGCATAAGAGGTTACAATAAGTTACATAAGGTTACAGGGGGTTACAAGAGGTTACAGGAGGAATCCAATAAGGTTTATCAAATCTTGCTTTCCACTCGGCCAACTGCAGTCAACCTACGCTGGGCATTAGATAGAATAGACAACATGATTAAACAGGATTCAGCGGACAATCAGTTCAATCAGCTAAATCCTGTTGTTAAAATAATTAAAGGCGTTTATAATGAGTCCCTGAAGATTCTGAAAGAAGACCGAGAGACCTGTTATAGGATAGGACTGAATGGCGCTAAACTAATCAAGAATGGTTACCATATCCTGACCCATTGTAATGCCGGCCTGTTGGCCACAGCCGGAATCGGGACTGCGCTTGCCCCGATGTATATCGCCAAGAAGCAGGGTAGAAAATTCTCGGTTTATTCGTCAGAAACCCGGCCGGTTCTTCAAGGCGCCCGGCTGACGGTCTGGGAACTCCAGAGAAATCATATACCGGTGACCCTGATTTGTGATAATATGGTCGGGTCGTTGATGAAACAAGGTAAGATTGACCCCATTAGAACTAACGGTCGCCTACGGCGACCTACTTCTAACGGGGTAAATATAGTCATAGTTGGGGCAGACCGGATAGCCCGGAACGGCGATACGGCCAACAAGATTGGCACCTATCAGGTGGCGCTCCTGGCACATCATCATAAGATACCGTTTTATATTGCCGCGCCTATGTCCACCTTTGATAGGAACATCAGAATAGGGAAAGACATACCTATAGAATATCGTTCGCCTGAAGAAGTTACGCAGGTAAAGATGACAGATGAGAGAGGAAAGATGAGAGAAGTGCAAATAGCTCCACGCCATACCAGGGTCTACAATCCCGCGTTCGATGTGACTCCAGCGAAATACATATCTGGTTACATTACAGAAAGAGGAATCATTACAGCCAGACAGATACCCCGGCATTTCTAG
- the rplA gene encoding 50S ribosomal protein L1, whose protein sequence is MKKRSKRYQKITAQLTGVKAPTAETGKPKTEGKKKFYTIPEAVTTLKSLPPVKFDATVEVAIRLGIDTKKSEQAMRGSLSFPKGIGRTRKVIVFAAGKEAEEARAAGADEVGLDELIKKIEGGWTDFDVAIAPPNLMKQVSKLGKVLGPAGKMPSPKTGTVTDEIKVAVKEFKAGKTEYRTDADGNIHMPVGKVSFSPPDLEVNINTAVEHIKSHRPAGVKGDFIRSITISSTMGPGLAIKIK, encoded by the coding sequence ATGAAGAAAAGAAGTAAACGATACCAGAAAATAACCGCCCAGCTGACCGGGGTCAAAGCCCCGACCGCTGAAACAGGCAAGCCGAAAACAGAGGGCAAGAAGAAATTCTATACCATACCCGAAGCGGTAACCACCTTAAAGTCCCTGCCGCCGGTGAAATTCGACGCCACCGTGGAAGTGGCTATCCGTTTGGGCATTGATACCAAGAAAAGCGAGCAGGCCATGCGCGGCTCGTTGAGTTTTCCCAAGGGCATCGGCAGGACCCGTAAGGTTATAGTCTTTGCGGCCGGCAAAGAGGCGGAGGAAGCCCGGGCGGCCGGAGCCGATGAAGTCGGGCTTGACGAACTAATCAAGAAAATAGAAGGCGGTTGGACCGATTTTGACGTGGCCATCGCGCCGCCCAACCTGATGAAACAGGTCAGCAAACTCGGCAAAGTGCTCGGCCCGGCCGGCAAGATGCCGTCGCCCAAGACCGGGACCGTCACCGATGAAATCAAGGTGGCCGTGAAGGAATTCAAGGCGGGAAAAACCGAATACCGGACCGATGCCGACGGTAATATCCATATGCCGGTGGGCAAGGTGTCTTTTTCGCCCCCGGATTTAGAAGTAAATATCAATACGGCCGTAGAACATATTAAATCGCACCGGCCGGCCGGCGTTAAGGGTGATTTTATCAGGAGTATTACGATATCATCAACCATGGGACCGGGACTGGCAATAAAGATTAAATAA
- the rplK gene encoding 50S ribosomal protein L11: MAKEVKAVVKLQCPGGQATPAPPVGPALGQHGVNIGEFVTRFNALTKNNQGIVTPVVITIYKDRSFDFIMKTPPASVLLKKAAGLAQGSGEPNKVKVGKVSKQQVREIAKTKIKDLNTTDLDKAVKIIEGTARNMGIEVADEEKK; encoded by the coding sequence ATGGCGAAAGAAGTAAAAGCGGTGGTGAAGTTACAATGCCCGGGTGGCCAAGCCACCCCTGCCCCGCCGGTCGGACCGGCGTTGGGACAGCACGGCGTTAATATCGGTGAATTTGTCACCCGCTTTAATGCCTTGACCAAGAACAACCAGGGAATCGTTACCCCGGTGGTAATTACAATATACAAAGACCGTTCCTTTGATTTTATAATGAAGACGCCGCCGGCCTCGGTCCTGCTTAAAAAGGCGGCCGGGTTGGCTCAGGGGTCGGGCGAACCGAATAAAGTCAAGGTCGGCAAGGTAAGCAAACAACAGGTCCGCGAGATTGCCAAGACCAAAATCAAGGACCTTAATACCACTGACCTGGATAAGGCGGTAAAAATAATAGAGGGCACAGCCCGGAATATGGGAATTGAGGTAGCAGATGAAGAAAAGAAGTAA
- a CDS encoding 50S ribosomal protein L10: MSKKLKTKVVKELSGRYDSIDHCFLVDYRGMKASELNKFRSFLKESKINVNVVKNTLLRKVATKKGVQFDRFSPFMNVPIALVYSNEVDSIGTAKRLVSWTAKNKLPEIKGGYAEGKAISVGEVKKLALLPSREVLLAHLAGAFKSPTTRLARGLSELIAKFPRALNQYAAKPRT, translated from the coding sequence ATGTCCAAGAAACTGAAGACTAAAGTAGTAAAAGAATTGTCAGGCCGGTACGATTCCATAGACCATTGCTTCCTGGTCGATTACCGCGGCATGAAGGCCAGCGAGCTGAACAAATTCCGCTCATTCCTCAAGGAAAGCAAAATAAATGTCAATGTGGTAAAGAACACCCTGCTCAGGAAAGTGGCCACAAAGAAAGGCGTCCAGTTTGACCGGTTCAGCCCGTTTATGAATGTCCCGATTGCCCTGGTTTATTCCAACGAAGTCGACAGTATCGGCACGGCCAAGCGGTTAGTCAGCTGGACCGCCAAGAACAAGCTGCCGGAAATCAAAGGCGGTTATGCCGAAGGCAAGGCCATTAGCGTCGGAGAGGTAAAGAAACTGGCCCTGTTGCCTTCCCGGGAGGTATTACTGGCTCATTTAGCCGGCGCCTTCAAGTCGCCGACCACCAGATTAGCCCGGGGCCTTTCAGAATTGATTGCCAAATTCCCGAGGGCATTGAATCAATACGCTGCCAAGCCCCGCACATAA
- the rpmG gene encoding 50S ribosomal protein L33 yields MREWIFLECTKCGNRYYRTSKNTKKQAKLELKKFCRICRAHTPHKEKKK; encoded by the coding sequence ATGAGGGAATGGATTTTTCTTGAGTGTACCAAGTGCGGCAACCGGTATTACCGCACCAGCAAGAATACGAAGAAACAGGCAAAGCTCGAGTTGAAGAAATTCTGCCGTATTTGCCGGGCTCATACGCCCCATAAAGAGAAAAAGAAATAA